The following is a genomic window from Thermodesulfobacteriota bacterium.
TCGGCAAATGCTTTCCGTCGTGATAACATCTTCAACAGTTCAGCAGGGTCTATTAATTTGTTGCTTCTGAATCTTTAAGGAGAAGCTAATCTAGCCTTCATCCTCATCAATATCGTCAGGCATCTCAATATAGTCTGGTAGTCCTTGAGGTAGTACCACAATTCCTAAGACATCAACCCTTGAAAGCCCCTTCTCAAGCCAATTGGAATTGGAGGTAGTCTTCCAAGAATATAGAACGCCGCTGGATTCCATGGCTAATTGCCGTGCTTGGGCTAACTCCTCAGTGTTAAATAATTCCAAATCAAGTATTAGGGACAGGCTTAGTTTCATGCTCATAGGTTTACCTCGTATAAGTTTTTTTACTATTTGACTAGATCACAACTTCCAATTTCTCATAACCCATGGCGTATTCATATTGTTTAACGAGTGATTCGAAATCTAAGAATTGTACTCGATCATTTATTTCCTTGAACGAGAAACGCTTGATCTTAGTTTCATAATCCCGCCGTCTTATTTTGTCAGCGACAATGAACATCCTCACGTAAAAATCTTGCAGGTCATAATATTTTGCGAGTGAGCTTTGAATATCAGTCGAAGTTTCAACTTCGAAAAAACTGTGTGGCATCCCTCTATGATTGAACCAAATTACATCAATTGTCTCACTTCTTTTCACTAATTCCGGGTAAGAGAAAGGCGGGATCTTAACAAGTGACCTCAAATCATTGAGTGTTTTATTTAGAAACCTCTTGTTCTTATCCTGATTAGGGGCGAAGGTCTTGAACTGTTTCAAGTTTCCCAGTGTCAATAATAATCCCTGGTAATAATAATGATTTGAGATTTGAAGCTCCGGACTGTTCCTGTTTTCTTTGGTTTCTGATAAGATTCCCTTTGCTTCGTTCTGTTTTCGAAATTTTACCAGTCCATATAAGCCGGGCTTTATTTTGTATATCTCTGGACGGAGTTGAACTATGCGGCGAATACTAGCAAAAGGAGTTTTTGTGCCCCATTTGCAATCAGGTATTTTTAATACCTCTTGGTATAGCTGGCCCAAAGTGGCAACTCCGCCTAGCCTTTCTATTGTTTGTATAACCGCCTCATGCTGTTTAATTGGCATAAAGCTACTCCAATATTAATTGCCAATCTTTTAAGGGAATTAATTTATACTGATCAGATAGTAACGAAGAAGTTGGGAAAATCAAGAAAGGAAAAGATCAGTTACCTCTCAATATTCTGGCCAAGTTTTCAGCTCATGGTCTATTCCCTCTTTAGCGAGCGTTTGCTCGAATTGCCGGTCTAGTTCGGTGCATTCCCTTAACAGGCGTCCCCGCTTCATTTTGGTAAGTTTATTCTTGATAGCCCGCTGAATCGCTTCGCTCCGGTTAGGTAAGATGCGCTTTTCAACCATTTGGACCTCTATTGTCAGATTGCTCACGCCCCCTTAAGAGCTGATACCAGGGCCGTGGCCATCTTCTTTGCATCCCCAAAGAGCATGAGGGAGTTGTCCGCAGCGAATAGGGGATTGGGAATTCCGGCAAATCCGGGCGCAAGGCTGCGCTTGACGATCACGACTGAGCGGGCTTCGTCCACGTTCAGTATGGGCATCCCGGCAATCGGGTTTGACGGGTCGGTTACGTTCCGGGCGATGGGATTGACCACGTCGTTAGCACCGATAACGATCACTACATCCGTCTCCCGGAAAGTGGGGTTGATCTCATCCATCTCCTTGAGCTTATCGTAAGGAATGTTTGCCTCCGCCAAGAGGACGTTCATGTGTCCGGGCATTCGGCCGGCGACGGGATGAATAGCAAAATCTACTTCTACTCCTTTGGATTCGAGGTAGTTAGTCAAGTCCTGAATAGCATATTGTGCCTGGGCAACTGCCAACCCATATCCGGGAACGATGACCACTCGCCTGGAACCCTCCAACAACATCGCCACTTCCTCTGGCGATGCAGCCTTTACCCGACCGGCATATACATCCTTGCTCTCCGCCTCGGAGGCAACTATCTCTCCCACACCAGCGAACATTACGTTGGTTAGAGAACGGTTCATGGCTTTACACATTATGGCCGTAAGAATGAATCCGGCAGAGCCCACCAGGGAGCCGGAAATTATCAGCACGCTGTTGTTGAGGACCCATCCGTGGCCAGCAGCAGCCAGTCCGGAATAGGCGTTGAGAAGGGATATGACTACGGGCATGTCCGCGCCGCCAATAGGAATCACCAATGTGATCCCGAGAATACAGGAAACCGCGAGCATAATCCAATAGGTCGTAGAAGATGTAGGGTTCACCACGAACATGACGCTTAAAACTACACAGGCTAGCGCCAATACTATATTAATCAAATGTCTATGTGGTAAAAGGGTTGGGCGCTCATCCATCAGTCCCTGAAGCTTGGCAAAAGCGACCAAACTCCCGGTAAAAGTAATACCCCCGATAAA
Proteins encoded in this region:
- a CDS encoding CopG family transcriptional regulator, which codes for MSNLTIEVQMVEKRILPNRSEAIQRAIKNKLTKMKRGRLLRECTELDRQFEQTLAKEGIDHELKTWPEY
- a CDS encoding NAD(P)(+) transhydrogenase (Re/Si-specific) subunit beta, encoding MELQLINFFYLIASVLFILGLKDMAHPRTAVRGNLLGALGMLIAIVVTLFDKHIISYQVIVAGLVVGGLIGAVMAYRAPMTAMPQVVAIFNGFGGGASALAVGAAFIEALKGSFFESINVLFTTSVAAAGFIGGITFTGSLVAFAKLQGLMDERPTLLPHRHLINIVLALACVVLSVMFVVNPTSSTTYWIMLAVSCILGITLVIPIGGADMPVVISLLNAYSGLAAAGHGWVLNNSVLIISGSLVGSAGFILTAIMCKAMNRSLTNVMFAGVGEIVASEAESKDVYAGRVKAASPEEVAMLLEGSRRVVIVPGYGLAVAQAQYAIQDLTNYLESKGVEVDFAIHPVAGRMPGHMNVLLAEANIPYDKLKEMDEINPTFRETDVVIVIGANDVVNPIARNVTDPSNPIAGMPILNVDEARSVVIVKRSLAPGFAGIPNPLFAADNSLMLFGDAKKMATALVSALKGA